Proteins from a genomic interval of Caulobacter sp. SL161:
- a CDS encoding flavin-containing monooxygenase: protein MTVSQQTTASQQPTRIDALVIGAGFGGMYAVHKLSSMGLSVQGFEAGGDVGGVWYWNRYPGARCDLMSLDYCYSFSPEIEQEWTWSEQFAAQTEILAYANFVADRLDLRRHFSFKTWVTGAAYDEAANVWRVTVDDGRVFEATYCVMASGPLSIPKGVPFDGVEDFKGQILLAAKWPHTPVSFEGKRVGLVGTGSTGIQIVPEVAKTAGTLTVFQRTPSFTLPMRNVTLEPDYVAELKRNYAGIRQVARNSPLGGVRPQSTRPFFSVTPEQRRALMEDSWARGGLAFLGTFSDLLVNPEANEQVAEFVRSKISEVVTDPVTAEKLKPRGYPIFARRPCLDTHYYETFNLPHVKLHDCLESPIVKITPAGLLTDTGEVELDVLIFATGYDGLTGALLNFDVVGRGGLQLRDKWRDGARSHLGLMITSFPNLFLVCGPNGPAALANIITLDQQNIDWIADAITHMRTQGLATIEPTEAAEEAWMNTVYGLAELTLVSKANTWYVGGNISGKPRGLSMYTGGFQRYSEACRLAAENGYKDFVFETVAAKSAAKSPALVG from the coding sequence ATGACCGTGTCGCAGCAAACGACCGCAAGCCAACAACCGACCCGGATCGACGCGCTCGTCATCGGCGCCGGCTTTGGCGGCATGTACGCCGTTCACAAGCTGAGCAGCATGGGCCTGAGCGTCCAGGGCTTCGAGGCCGGCGGTGACGTCGGCGGCGTCTGGTACTGGAACCGCTACCCGGGCGCGCGTTGCGACCTGATGAGTCTGGACTACTGCTATTCGTTCTCGCCCGAGATCGAGCAGGAATGGACCTGGAGCGAGCAGTTCGCCGCTCAGACCGAGATCCTGGCCTATGCCAATTTCGTCGCTGATCGCCTGGATCTGCGTCGCCACTTCAGCTTCAAGACCTGGGTCACGGGCGCAGCCTATGACGAGGCGGCCAATGTCTGGCGCGTCACCGTCGACGATGGCCGCGTCTTCGAGGCGACCTATTGCGTGATGGCCTCGGGCCCGCTGTCGATCCCCAAAGGCGTACCGTTCGACGGCGTCGAGGACTTTAAGGGTCAGATCCTGCTGGCCGCCAAGTGGCCGCATACGCCGGTCAGCTTCGAGGGCAAGCGTGTCGGTCTGGTGGGCACCGGCTCGACCGGCATCCAGATCGTGCCTGAGGTCGCCAAGACCGCCGGGACCCTGACGGTGTTCCAACGCACGCCCAGCTTCACCCTGCCCATGCGCAATGTGACGCTCGAGCCGGACTATGTGGCGGAGCTCAAGCGCAACTACGCCGGCATTCGTCAGGTGGCGCGCAACAGCCCGCTGGGCGGTGTGCGGCCCCAGTCGACCCGCCCGTTTTTCAGCGTCACGCCCGAGCAGCGCCGCGCCTTGATGGAGGACTCCTGGGCGAGGGGCGGTCTGGCGTTCCTCGGCACCTTCTCGGATCTTCTGGTCAATCCCGAGGCCAATGAGCAGGTCGCCGAGTTCGTGCGCAGCAAGATCAGTGAGGTCGTCACCGATCCCGTGACCGCCGAGAAGCTCAAGCCGCGCGGCTATCCGATCTTCGCCCGCCGTCCGTGCCTGGACACGCACTACTACGAGACCTTCAACCTGCCGCACGTCAAACTGCACGATTGCCTGGAAAGCCCGATCGTCAAGATCACCCCGGCGGGCCTGCTGACCGACACGGGCGAGGTCGAGCTGGATGTGCTGATCTTCGCCACCGGCTATGACGGCCTGACCGGGGCGCTGCTGAACTTCGACGTGGTGGGACGCGGCGGCCTGCAGCTGCGCGACAAGTGGCGCGACGGGGCCAGGTCGCATCTGGGCCTGATGATCACCTCGTTCCCGAACCTGTTCCTGGTCTGCGGCCCCAATGGCCCGGCCGCCCTGGCCAATATCATCACCCTGGACCAGCAGAACATCGACTGGATCGCTGACGCGATCACCCACATGCGCACGCAAGGTCTGGCGACGATCGAGCCAACCGAAGCGGCCGAAGAGGCCTGGATGAACACGGTCTACGGTCTGGCTGAGCTCACGCTCGTCTCCAAGGCCAACACCTGGTACGTGGGCGGCAACATCAGTGGCAAGCCGCGCGGCTTGAGCATGTATACTGGCGGGTTTCAGCGTTATTCCGAGGCGTGTCGCCTGGCTGCTGAGAACGGCTACAAGGATTTCGTGTTTGAGACGGTCGCCGCGAAATCGGCCGCAAAAAGCCCGGCGCTGGTCGGATAG
- a CDS encoding acyl-CoA dehydrogenase family protein, protein MTDPDTLSALIDVIQRFVAERLRPIEGLVSETDEVPGSIIEEMKQLGLFGLSIPESYGGLGLSLEEEARVIVAFCHAAPAFRSTFGTNVGIGSQGLVMFGDEAQKARWLPSIASGETITAFALTEAEAGSDSASVQTRAVRDGDHYVLNGVKRYITNAGRANLFTVMARTDPNSKGGAGVSAFLVPADLPGLSVGKPEKKMGQQGAHIHDVIFEDVRVPIENRLGAEGEGFTLAMRVLDRGRVHISAVCVGVAERLIADCVAYASERKQFGQPIANFQLIQAMIADSKTEALAAKALVFDTARKRDAGANVTLEAAATKLFASEMVGRVADRAVQVFGGAGYVADYGIERLYRDVRIFRIYEGASQIQQLIIARETLKRGG, encoded by the coding sequence ATGACAGATCCAGATACGCTCAGCGCCCTCATCGATGTCATCCAACGCTTCGTCGCCGAGCGCCTTCGTCCCATCGAAGGGCTCGTGTCTGAAACGGACGAGGTGCCTGGATCCATCATCGAAGAGATGAAGCAGCTTGGTCTGTTTGGGTTATCGATCCCCGAAAGCTATGGCGGCTTGGGGCTAAGCCTTGAGGAAGAAGCTCGCGTCATAGTAGCGTTCTGCCACGCCGCCCCCGCTTTCCGCTCGACCTTTGGCACCAATGTCGGCATCGGCAGCCAAGGCCTGGTGATGTTCGGCGACGAAGCTCAGAAGGCGCGCTGGCTGCCGTCAATCGCCTCCGGTGAGACCATCACCGCCTTCGCCCTGACCGAAGCCGAAGCCGGATCGGACAGCGCCTCGGTGCAGACCCGCGCCGTGCGCGACGGTGACCACTATGTTCTGAACGGGGTGAAGCGCTACATCACCAACGCCGGCCGGGCCAACCTGTTCACGGTGATGGCGCGCACCGACCCGAACTCCAAAGGCGGCGCCGGGGTGTCGGCCTTCCTGGTTCCCGCCGACCTGCCGGGTCTGAGCGTGGGCAAACCCGAGAAGAAGATGGGGCAGCAAGGCGCCCACATTCACGACGTCATCTTCGAGGATGTCCGCGTGCCGATCGAGAACCGCCTGGGCGCCGAAGGCGAGGGCTTTACACTGGCGATGCGCGTGCTGGATCGCGGCCGGGTTCATATCTCGGCAGTCTGCGTGGGCGTGGCCGAGCGACTGATCGCCGACTGCGTGGCCTATGCCAGCGAGCGCAAGCAGTTCGGCCAGCCGATCGCCAACTTCCAGCTGATCCAGGCCATGATCGCCGACAGCAAGACCGAGGCGCTGGCCGCCAAAGCCCTGGTATTCGACACCGCCCGCAAGCGCGACGCCGGCGCCAATGTCACGCTGGAGGCCGCCGCCACCAAGCTGTTCGCCTCAGAGATGGTCGGCCGGGTCGCTGACCGGGCGGTGCAGGTGTTCGGCGGCGCGGGCTATGTCGCCGACTATGGGATCGAGCGCCTGTATCGCGACGTCCGCATCTTCCGGATCTACGAAGGCGCCAGCCAGATCCAGCAACTGATCATCGCGCGCGAGACCCTCAAGCGCGGCGGCTAG
- a CDS encoding arylesterase: MSQTAQRFPNRRRFLLGIGLLSQIAAAPKPVVITVLGDSITAGLGLPAREAMPAQLESALGRRGISAVVRPAGVSGDTSGGGLARLGFSVSKDTQLCVVALGGNDLLQGVDPAQTKANLRGVLQKLKARNVRAVLVGVAAPARIGASYARDFNAIYPSLAKEFGVPLYANILAGVVGNPALMQRDGIHPNAQGAKKIGEALAAVVAKAVS, translated from the coding sequence ATGAGCCAGACCGCACAACGTTTTCCCAATCGTCGTCGTTTTTTGCTGGGGATCGGCCTGCTGAGCCAGATCGCCGCCGCGCCGAAGCCGGTGGTGATCACCGTGTTGGGCGACTCCATCACCGCCGGTCTCGGATTGCCCGCGCGCGAGGCCATGCCCGCGCAGTTGGAGTCAGCACTGGGGCGGCGTGGGATCTCAGCGGTCGTAAGGCCCGCCGGCGTCTCGGGCGACACAAGCGGCGGCGGTTTGGCCCGGCTTGGCTTCAGCGTCTCGAAGGATACACAACTCTGCGTGGTGGCGCTCGGCGGCAACGATCTGCTGCAGGGCGTCGATCCGGCTCAGACCAAGGCGAACCTTCGTGGCGTGCTGCAGAAGCTCAAGGCCCGGAACGTCCGTGCGGTGCTGGTCGGCGTGGCCGCGCCAGCCAGGATCGGCGCCAGCTATGCGCGCGACTTCAACGCCATTTATCCGAGCCTCGCCAAGGAGTTCGGCGTGCCGCTTTACGCGAATATCCTCGCGGGCGTCGTCGGCAATCCGGCGTTGATGCAGCGCGACGGAATTCATCCCAACGCTCAGGGCGCCAAAAAGATCGGCGAGGCGCTGGCCGCTGTCGTCGCCAAGGCGGTGAGTTAG
- a CDS encoding glycoside hydrolase family 30 protein, whose product MRLRLVSLTVAALAATSPVLAAPKLRAWVTTGDKSQLLAAQAPVATSSPEALAGLPVIAIDTQERHQSMVGFGASITDASAWLIQNKLKPADRDALLRELFGREEGGLGFNFTRVTIGASDFSLDHYSLNDTPGDAPDPGLEHFSLARPQQDVFPTLRAALEINPELKVMASPWSAPAWMKTTGSLVKGQLKAEAYPVYARFFARYVQEAAKVGVPTDYLSVQNEPDFEPENYPGMRWLPQDRARFFGEHLAPVFVREKIKTRVLDWDHNWDQPQQPLTVLADPKARAFLTGVAWHCYAGDVSAQDKVHAAYPDKDVFFTECSGGEWAPKFDDSFSWMVEQLIIGSTRGGARGVLMWNLALDEKFGPHAGGCGDCRGVVSIDSQTGAVTRTQEYYAFGHASRFVKPGAVRIGSPAKVEGLRTVAFQNPDGQRVLIVLNVSTAAVDFAIASPGARFKASLPARSAGTFVW is encoded by the coding sequence ATGCGTCTGCGCCTTGTATCCCTGACGGTCGCGGCGCTGGCCGCGACCTCTCCCGTCCTCGCAGCGCCCAAGCTCCGCGCCTGGGTGACGACCGGCGACAAGAGCCAGCTCCTGGCGGCGCAGGCGCCTGTGGCGACCTCGTCCCCCGAGGCGTTGGCCGGACTGCCGGTGATCGCGATCGACACCCAGGAGCGCCACCAGTCGATGGTCGGCTTTGGCGCGTCGATCACCGACGCCTCGGCCTGGCTGATCCAGAACAAGCTCAAGCCCGCTGACCGCGACGCGCTCTTGCGCGAACTGTTCGGCCGGGAGGAGGGCGGTCTGGGCTTTAACTTTACCCGCGTGACCATCGGCGCGTCCGACTTCTCGCTGGACCACTACAGCCTCAACGACACGCCAGGCGACGCGCCGGATCCGGGGCTGGAGCACTTCTCACTGGCGCGTCCTCAGCAGGACGTGTTCCCGACCTTGCGAGCGGCCTTGGAGATCAATCCCGAGCTGAAGGTCATGGCCTCGCCGTGGAGCGCGCCGGCCTGGATGAAGACCACGGGCTCACTGGTCAAAGGCCAGCTCAAGGCCGAGGCCTATCCGGTCTACGCTCGCTTCTTCGCCCGCTACGTCCAGGAAGCCGCGAAAGTCGGCGTGCCGACTGACTATCTCAGCGTCCAGAACGAGCCCGACTTCGAGCCCGAGAACTATCCGGGCATGCGGTGGCTGCCGCAGGATCGCGCGCGGTTCTTCGGCGAGCACCTGGCCCCGGTGTTTGTGCGTGAGAAGATCAAGACCCGCGTGCTCGACTGGGACCACAACTGGGACCAGCCGCAGCAGCCGCTGACGGTTCTGGCCGACCCGAAGGCCCGGGCGTTCCTGACGGGCGTGGCCTGGCACTGCTACGCCGGCGACGTTTCGGCGCAGGACAAGGTGCACGCGGCCTATCCGGACAAGGACGTGTTCTTCACCGAGTGTTCGGGCGGCGAGTGGGCGCCCAAGTTCGACGACAGCTTCTCGTGGATGGTCGAGCAGCTGATCATCGGCTCGACCCGCGGCGGCGCGCGCGGCGTGCTGATGTGGAACCTGGCGCTGGACGAGAAGTTCGGACCGCACGCCGGCGGCTGTGGCGACTGTCGCGGGGTGGTTTCGATCGACAGCCAGACCGGCGCGGTGACCCGCACACAGGAATACTACGCCTTCGGCCACGCCAGCCGCTTCGTGAAGCCCGGCGCGGTGCGGATCGGATCGCCGGCGAAGGTCGAGGGGCTGCGGACGGTGGCGTTCCAGAACCCCGACGGACAGCGCGTGCTGATCGTGCTGAACGTTTCGACCGCTGCGGTCGACTTCGCAATTGCGTCGCCCGGAGCGCGCTTCAAAGCGTCCTTGCCCGCCAGATCGGCGGGCACCTTCGTCTGGTAG
- a CDS encoding beta-glucosidase yields the protein MTTAAQPSSALRILRRTTAAVALLAFLPMSGAVAQVMPTQDSAPLAARANDPAWVRADALVKQMTLDEKITYLHGLFPPMAKPAPTDMIPSAGYVPGVPRLNIPTLRESDASLGVANQVEQRKGDVATALPSGLALASTFEPKLAYAGGAMIGAEARAKTFNVLLAGGVNLTRDPWAGRNFEYLGEDPLLAGEMVAEQIKGVQSNKIVSTIKHFALNAQETGRHVMDAQIDEADLRESDLLAFQIAIEKSNPASVMCAYNKVNGDWACENDFLLNKVLKRDWSYPGWVMSDWGAVHSTVKAALAGLDQQSGQELDTQIFFGEDLKAAVAKGEVSQARVDDMVRRILYGVISSGLMDNPIPTSAQPIDYDAHAKVAQTVAERGSVLLKNDRGLLPLTKSAKKIVLIGAHADVGVLSGGGSSQVRSVGGAPVEIPLNGGEAASFVRVTWHASSPLQAIKAANPNAEVTYVDGKDPAAAAAAAKDADVAIVFAWHWQTEAQDAPSIALPENQDALIEAVSAANKNAVVVLETGGPVLMPWLHKVGAVLQAWYPGQRGGQAVARLLLGEVNPSGRLAMTFPKSEDQAPRASAPGFAEQAAIDDARRAGQKAGPIKGFPVRYVEGAAVGYRWYAQEKRQPLYPFGYGLSYTSFGYKNLKVEDGDGLKVSFDVTNTGKVAGADTPQLYVTSGQRKAMLRLAGFQKVDLAPGETKRVTLTVEPRIIADYDTAKPGWTIAAGSYPLYVGRNAGEPVLTGSAQLKAWSRKP from the coding sequence ATGACGACCGCCGCCCAGCCATCATCCGCCTTGCGGATCCTGCGCCGGACTACCGCCGCCGTGGCGTTGCTCGCGTTCCTGCCGATGTCGGGCGCGGTCGCGCAGGTCATGCCGACGCAGGACAGCGCGCCCCTGGCCGCTCGGGCGAACGATCCGGCCTGGGTGCGCGCCGACGCGCTCGTCAAGCAGATGACTCTGGATGAGAAGATCACCTATCTGCACGGCCTGTTTCCGCCGATGGCCAAGCCGGCGCCGACGGACATGATCCCGTCGGCCGGCTATGTGCCGGGCGTGCCGCGCCTGAACATCCCGACCCTGCGCGAAAGCGACGCCAGCCTCGGTGTCGCCAACCAGGTGGAGCAGCGCAAGGGCGACGTGGCCACGGCCCTGCCGTCCGGCCTCGCCCTGGCCTCGACCTTCGAGCCGAAGCTGGCCTATGCGGGCGGTGCGATGATCGGCGCCGAGGCGCGCGCCAAGACCTTCAACGTGTTGCTGGCCGGTGGCGTCAACCTGACCCGCGACCCGTGGGCGGGCCGTAACTTCGAGTATCTGGGCGAGGACCCTCTTCTGGCCGGCGAGATGGTCGCCGAGCAGATCAAGGGCGTGCAGTCCAACAAGATCGTCTCGACGATCAAGCACTTCGCGCTGAACGCCCAGGAGACGGGCCGGCACGTGATGGACGCCCAGATCGACGAGGCGGATCTGCGCGAAAGTGACCTCCTGGCCTTCCAGATCGCGATCGAGAAAAGCAACCCCGCCTCGGTCATGTGCGCCTACAACAAGGTCAATGGCGACTGGGCCTGCGAGAACGACTTCCTGCTCAACAAGGTGCTCAAGCGCGACTGGAGCTATCCGGGCTGGGTGATGTCGGACTGGGGCGCGGTGCACAGCACGGTCAAGGCGGCGCTGGCGGGGCTGGACCAGCAGTCGGGCCAGGAGCTCGACACCCAGATCTTCTTTGGCGAAGACCTGAAGGCCGCCGTCGCCAAGGGCGAGGTCAGCCAGGCCCGCGTCGATGACATGGTCCGGCGTATCCTGTACGGTGTGATCAGCTCAGGCCTGATGGACAATCCGATCCCGACGAGCGCCCAGCCGATCGACTACGACGCCCACGCCAAGGTCGCCCAGACAGTGGCCGAGCGTGGTTCTGTGCTGCTGAAGAATGATCGCGGACTGCTGCCGCTGACCAAGAGCGCCAAGAAGATCGTCCTGATCGGGGCCCATGCCGACGTCGGCGTGCTCTCGGGCGGCGGCTCCTCGCAGGTCCGCTCGGTGGGCGGCGCGCCGGTCGAGATCCCGCTGAACGGCGGCGAGGCGGCTTCGTTCGTACGGGTCACCTGGCACGCGTCCTCGCCGCTGCAGGCGATCAAGGCCGCTAACCCCAACGCCGAGGTTACCTACGTCGACGGCAAGGACCCAGCCGCCGCCGCGGCCGCCGCCAAGGACGCCGACGTCGCCATCGTGTTCGCCTGGCACTGGCAGACCGAAGCCCAGGACGCCCCGTCGATCGCGCTGCCCGAGAACCAGGACGCCCTGATCGAGGCGGTGTCAGCGGCCAACAAGAACGCGGTCGTCGTGCTCGAGACCGGCGGTCCAGTGCTGATGCCCTGGCTCCATAAGGTCGGCGCGGTGCTGCAGGCCTGGTACCCGGGCCAGCGCGGCGGCCAGGCCGTCGCGCGCCTGCTGCTTGGCGAGGTCAATCCGTCGGGCCGCCTGGCCATGACCTTCCCCAAGAGCGAGGACCAGGCGCCGCGCGCCAGCGCGCCGGGCTTCGCTGAGCAGGCGGCCATCGACGACGCGCGCCGCGCGGGCCAGAAGGCGGGTCCGATCAAGGGCTTTCCGGTGCGCTACGTCGAAGGCGCGGCGGTCGGCTACCGCTGGTATGCCCAGGAAAAGCGCCAGCCGCTCTATCCGTTCGGCTATGGCCTCTCGTACACCAGCTTCGGCTACAAGAACCTCAAGGTCGAGGACGGCGATGGCCTGAAGGTCAGCTTCGACGTCACCAACACCGGCAAGGTCGCCGGCGCTGACACGCCGCAACTCTATGTCACCTCGGGCCAGCGCAAGGCCATGCTGCGTCTGGCCGGCTTCCAGAAGGTGGATCTGGCGCCCGGCGAGACCAAGCGCGTCACCCTGACGGTGGAGCCGCGTATCATCGCGGACTACGACACCGCCAAGCCGGGCTGGACCATCGCGGCGGGAAGCTATCCGCTCTATGTGGGCCGCAACGCCGGCGAGCCTGTCCTGACCGGCAGCGCGCAGTTGAAGGCTTGGTCGAGGAAGCCCTGA
- a CDS encoding ABC transporter permease: MSRTPLAFRLAARELRSGVRGFRIFLACLALGVAAIAAAGSTAEAFRQGLASQAREILGGDLSFSIENRDFTPKEREAFDKLGVTTYAATARAMAQAPSGERRLVNLRGVDGQFPLAGAVTLEGAPNLQAALADRNGLPGAAVEPALLDRLNLKIGDRFEAGPMTLVVGARLTGEPDGLSRGFAIAPRVLVRGEVLERSGLLAPGGLTSRTVRVALSPNQDPRAIGKAVQASLPDSRMRVRDRLDAAPGARRLIDQLEYFLGFIGLASLVAGGLGVAGAVSAYLSAREPAIAVLKALGAQSGLIRDLHLIQIAVLALLGIAIGLVVGGAAPLILGQLAGSSLPVPALFKVYPLPLAKAALFGLLAAAAFSLLPLARARTTPPSALFRRAPKGRLPFGVETVGAALAGVGLAALAVATAPTPLAAAIMIAGVAVSFGLLAALGRSAAWAAGKARGLTRGPAKLGLANLAGPRSAARTASPAIGLGVALLACVVLIQSALLAQVSDVAPRTAPAMVFTEIPADQAATFDATAASVMGPLTEDTYLRMPFVTGRIIAVKGKPIDPKSVKPSARWAFDNDISLSTLGKEPKNAGVVAGRWWAENDAGPPKLAMSAEIAEAAGLKLGDTVTLLVLGQEIEARITVLRTIEFGGFGPNFNLILNPATLEGAELRSVAIARMDKAQEAALTRKLGQTLPTVNVISVREQLESAAALFDRLALAVRGAAAVAGLAGLLVLAGAIAAGARARAREAATLKVLGATRGQILLAYVIEYGAVGLIAGAAGVLFGFAAAWPVVVKVFEATWSVDWSGVLALLAGATGLATLGGLIAASLALAQRPAPVLRGD, translated from the coding sequence GTGAGCCGCACGCCCCTCGCCTTCCGTCTCGCCGCCCGCGAACTGCGCTCGGGCGTGCGCGGTTTCCGCATCTTCCTGGCCTGCCTGGCGCTGGGCGTCGCGGCGATCGCGGCGGCCGGCTCGACGGCTGAAGCCTTCCGCCAGGGCCTGGCCAGCCAGGCGCGTGAGATCCTGGGCGGCGACCTGTCGTTCTCGATCGAAAACCGTGATTTCACCCCCAAGGAGCGCGAGGCGTTCGACAAGCTGGGCGTGACCACCTACGCCGCCACGGCCCGCGCCATGGCCCAGGCCCCCAGCGGTGAGCGGCGACTGGTCAATCTGCGCGGCGTGGACGGACAGTTTCCGCTCGCCGGCGCCGTGACGCTGGAAGGCGCGCCGAACCTGCAAGCCGCCCTGGCCGATCGCAACGGCCTGCCGGGCGCGGCGGTGGAGCCGGCGCTCCTGGATCGCCTGAACCTGAAGATCGGCGACCGGTTCGAGGCCGGCCCCATGACACTGGTCGTGGGCGCGCGGTTGACCGGTGAGCCCGACGGCCTGTCACGCGGCTTCGCCATCGCGCCCCGTGTCCTTGTCCGGGGCGAGGTGCTGGAGCGATCCGGCCTCCTGGCGCCGGGCGGCCTGACTAGTCGGACGGTGCGCGTGGCGCTTTCGCCCAACCAGGATCCCCGCGCAATCGGTAAGGCCGTGCAGGCCTCGCTTCCGGACTCGCGGATGCGGGTGCGCGACCGTCTGGACGCTGCGCCGGGCGCGCGCCGGCTGATCGACCAGCTGGAGTATTTTCTGGGCTTCATCGGCCTGGCGTCGCTGGTCGCCGGCGGCCTCGGCGTGGCGGGCGCGGTTTCGGCCTATCTGTCTGCGCGAGAGCCGGCGATCGCCGTGTTGAAGGCTCTGGGCGCGCAGAGCGGCCTGATCCGCGATCTGCACCTGATCCAGATCGCGGTCCTGGCCCTGCTGGGGATCGCGATCGGCCTCGTCGTCGGCGGCGCCGCGCCCCTGATCCTGGGGCAGCTCGCGGGCTCCAGTTTGCCGGTGCCGGCGCTGTTCAAGGTCTATCCCCTGCCCCTGGCCAAGGCCGCGCTCTTTGGCCTGCTGGCTGCGGCGGCGTTCTCGTTGCTGCCCCTAGCGCGAGCGCGGACGACGCCGCCGTCGGCCCTGTTCCGGCGCGCGCCCAAAGGTCGGCTTCCGTTCGGCGTCGAGACGGTCGGCGCGGCGCTGGCCGGCGTGGGCCTGGCCGCGCTGGCGGTCGCCACCGCCCCGACCCCGCTGGCCGCCGCGATCATGATCGCCGGGGTGGCGGTGTCGTTTGGCCTCCTCGCCGCGCTGGGCCGGTCCGCCGCCTGGGCGGCCGGCAAGGCGCGCGGTCTCACCCGAGGCCCCGCCAAGCTGGGCCTCGCCAACCTCGCGGGGCCTCGCTCGGCGGCGCGAACGGCCAGCCCGGCGATCGGTCTGGGCGTCGCGCTCCTGGCGTGCGTGGTGCTGATCCAGTCGGCGCTCCTTGCCCAGGTCAGCGACGTGGCCCCCCGCACCGCGCCGGCCATGGTGTTCACCGAGATTCCGGCCGACCAGGCCGCGACCTTCGACGCGACGGCGGCCTCGGTCATGGGGCCGCTGACCGAGGACACCTATCTGCGCATGCCGTTCGTCACGGGCCGCATCATCGCGGTCAAGGGCAAGCCGATCGATCCGAAGAGCGTCAAGCCCTCGGCGCGATGGGCGTTCGACAACGACATCAGCCTGTCGACCCTGGGCAAGGAGCCGAAGAACGCCGGCGTCGTCGCCGGGCGTTGGTGGGCGGAGAACGACGCCGGTCCGCCCAAGCTGGCCATGAGCGCCGAGATCGCTGAAGCCGCCGGACTCAAGCTTGGCGACACGGTCACCCTGCTGGTTCTGGGCCAGGAGATCGAGGCGCGGATCACGGTCCTGCGGACGATCGAGTTCGGCGGCTTCGGACCCAACTTCAACCTGATCCTCAATCCGGCGACGCTGGAAGGGGCCGAGCTTCGCAGCGTGGCGATCGCGCGTATGGACAAGGCCCAGGAAGCCGCCCTCACCCGCAAGCTTGGCCAGACCTTGCCGACGGTCAACGTGATCAGCGTGCGCGAGCAGTTGGAGTCGGCCGCCGCCCTCTTCGACCGGCTGGCCCTGGCTGTTCGCGGCGCGGCGGCGGTGGCGGGTCTGGCGGGCCTCCTGGTGCTGGCCGGCGCCATCGCGGCCGGCGCCCGAGCGCGGGCGCGGGAAGCCGCGACCCTGAAGGTGCTGGGCGCCACGCGGGGCCAGATCCTCTTGGCCTATGTGATCGAGTACGGCGCGGTGGGTCTGATCGCCGGGGCGGCCGGCGTGCTCTTCGGCTTCGCCGCCGCCTGGCCGGTGGTGGTCAAGGTCTTCGAGGCCACCTGGAGCGTCGACTGGAGCGGCGTGCTGGCCCTGCTGGCGGGCGCGACGGGCCTGGCGACCCTGGGCGGCCTGATCGCCGCGAGCCTCGCCCTCGCGCAAAGGCCAGCGCCGGTTCTGCGGGGGGACTAG
- a CDS encoding ABC transporter ATP-binding protein yields the protein MSDDVKPAAPLVLDAVALTLPSSAGPVNILRGVDLVVNPGERVAIVGPSGSGKSSLIAVGAGLEEPTSGQVRLFGQDLAKLNEDGRARLRRGRAALVFQSFHLLPNMTAEENVATPLEIDGARDAMTTARDWLGRVGLAGRLTHYPHQLSGGEQQRVALARALAARPALLFADEPTGNLDGATATSVADLMFNLVTEVGAAMVMVTHDPVLATRADRIVRMADGRIVS from the coding sequence ATGTCTGACGACGTTAAGCCCGCCGCGCCCCTGGTCCTCGACGCCGTCGCCCTGACCCTGCCCTCCTCCGCCGGTCCCGTAAACATCCTGCGCGGCGTCGATCTGGTCGTGAATCCCGGCGAGCGGGTGGCGATCGTCGGCCCCTCGGGCTCGGGCAAGTCGTCGCTGATCGCGGTCGGCGCGGGCCTGGAAGAACCCACGTCGGGTCAGGTGCGTTTGTTTGGCCAGGATTTGGCCAAGCTGAACGAGGATGGCCGCGCGCGCCTGCGACGCGGTCGCGCGGCGCTGGTGTTCCAGTCCTTTCACCTGCTACCCAACATGACCGCCGAAGAGAACGTCGCAACGCCGCTCGAGATCGACGGCGCGCGCGACGCCATGACGACGGCGCGCGACTGGCTGGGCCGTGTCGGCTTGGCGGGGCGCCTCACCCATTACCCGCACCAGCTGTCGGGCGGCGAGCAGCAGCGCGTGGCCCTGGCCCGCGCCCTGGCCGCTCGCCCCGCCCTGCTGTTCGCCGACGAGCCCACGGGCAATCTCGACGGAGCCACGGCGACTTCGGTGGCGGATCTGATGTTCAACCTCGTGACCGAGGTCGGCGCGGCGATGGTGATGGTGACCCACGACCCCGTGCTGGCCACCCGGGCCGACCGGATCGTGCGGATGGCCGATGGACGGATCGTCTCGTGA